A genomic window from Chloroflexota bacterium includes:
- a CDS encoding ABC transporter permease yields MSTLPRPHRRRPARRELLERWGLPILVFVLLIGLWQGGALHALLGLREFQLPFPLQIWEALLDRADILLWDAVVYTGFEAVAGLAIGASVGFLCAWLFVSYPWLRAGALPIAAAMNAVPIVAVAPIAVLWLGFAQPSKIAVVALMTFAPMVVNAYKGLSSVDSHSLDLLASVAASPWDVFVKLRLPASLPYVFSALKVGITLALIGAVVSEFFNAQRGLGITLSNNIQVARMPLAWAAIVVAALLGLLLYGLIGAVERLSIPWHVSFRRTR; encoded by the coding sequence ATGAGCACGCTGCCACGACCACACCGCCGTCGCCCGGCCCGCCGCGAGCTGCTGGAGCGCTGGGGCCTCCCGATCCTGGTCTTCGTGCTGCTGATCGGGCTGTGGCAGGGCGGCGCGCTCCACGCGCTGCTCGGCCTCAGGGAGTTTCAACTACCGTTCCCGCTCCAGATCTGGGAGGCGCTGCTCGACCGCGCGGATATCCTGCTCTGGGACGCCGTGGTCTACACCGGCTTCGAGGCGGTGGCCGGGCTGGCCATCGGCGCAAGCGTCGGCTTCCTCTGCGCGTGGCTCTTCGTCAGCTACCCGTGGCTGCGCGCCGGTGCGCTGCCCATCGCCGCCGCCATGAACGCCGTGCCCATCGTGGCCGTCGCCCCGATTGCCGTGCTCTGGCTCGGCTTCGCGCAGCCGTCGAAGATCGCCGTGGTGGCGCTGATGACGTTCGCGCCGATGGTCGTGAACGCCTACAAGGGGCTGTCGAGCGTCGATAGCCATTCGCTGGATCTGCTGGCGAGCGTGGCCGCCAGCCCGTGGGATGTGTTCGTCAAGCTGCGCCTGCCAGCCTCGCTGCCGTACGTGTTCAGCGCGCTGAAGGTCGGCATCACGCTGGCGCTGATCGGGGCCGTGGTCTCCGAGTTCTTCAACGCCCAGCGCGGCCTCGGGATCACCCTCTCGAACAACATCCAGGTCGCCAGGATGCCGCTGGCCTGGGCGGCCATCGTGGTCGCTGCACTGCTGGGATTGCTGCTGTACGGGCTGATCGGCGCGGTGGAGCGGCTGTCGATCCCCTGGCA